The Corynebacterium vitaeruminis DSM 20294 genome window below encodes:
- the glnA gene encoding type I glutamate--ammonia ligase, giving the protein MESQMDYVLRTVEERDIRFVRLWFTDILGYLKSVSVAPAELESAFEEGIGFDGSAIEGFSRISESDTIALPDPSTFQLLPFDDDDSRMKTARMFCDISNPDGQPFYSDPRQVLRRQVQKAADEGFSCMVSPEIEFYLVKSLKTDGQPPQPTDNGGYFDQASHNDAPKFRRSAMLALEDMGIPVEFSHHETAPGQQEIDLRHADALTMADNIMTFRYLMKQVALNNGVGATFMPKPFREHAGSAMHTHMSLFEGDINAFHDPDDEFSLSKTAKQFIAGILAHANEFSAITNQWTNSYKRILFGNEAPTAATWGASNRSALVRVPTYRMAKADSRRVEVRSPDSACNPYLAEAVLLGAGLRGIREGYELPEPAEEDLALLTRRERQVMGYVDLPTSLDQALREMEKSEFVADILGEHVFEFFLRNKWREWHDYQQQITPWELETILEY; this is encoded by the coding sequence ATGGAATCACAGATGGATTACGTCCTGCGCACCGTCGAGGAGCGCGACATTCGCTTCGTTCGCCTTTGGTTTACGGATATCCTCGGGTATCTGAAATCGGTGTCGGTCGCGCCCGCGGAGCTGGAGTCCGCCTTCGAAGAGGGCATCGGCTTCGACGGCTCCGCCATCGAGGGCTTCTCCCGCATCTCCGAGTCGGACACCATCGCGCTGCCCGATCCGTCCACCTTCCAGCTGCTGCCTTTCGACGACGATGACTCGCGGATGAAGACGGCGAGGATGTTCTGCGACATCAGCAACCCGGACGGACAGCCCTTCTACTCCGACCCGCGCCAGGTGCTGCGCCGCCAGGTGCAAAAGGCCGCGGACGAGGGATTCTCCTGCATGGTCTCCCCGGAGATCGAGTTCTACCTGGTCAAGTCGCTGAAAACCGACGGCCAGCCGCCCCAGCCCACCGACAACGGCGGCTACTTCGACCAGGCCAGCCACAACGACGCCCCGAAGTTCCGCCGCTCCGCGATGCTCGCGCTGGAGGACATGGGAATCCCGGTGGAGTTTTCCCACCACGAGACCGCCCCGGGCCAGCAGGAGATCGACCTGCGTCACGCGGACGCGCTCACCATGGCGGACAACATCATGACCTTCCGCTACCTTATGAAGCAGGTCGCGCTCAACAACGGGGTCGGCGCCACCTTCATGCCCAAGCCGTTCCGCGAGCACGCGGGCTCGGCGATGCACACCCACATGTCCCTGTTTGAGGGCGACATCAACGCCTTCCACGACCCGGACGACGAGTTCAGCCTTTCTAAGACGGCCAAGCAGTTCATCGCTGGCATCCTCGCACACGCCAACGAGTTCTCCGCCATCACCAACCAGTGGACCAACTCCTACAAGCGCATCCTGTTCGGCAATGAGGCCCCCACCGCGGCCACCTGGGGCGCGTCCAACCGCTCGGCGCTCGTGCGCGTTCCCACCTACCGCATGGCCAAGGCGGATTCCCGCCGCGTCGAGGTGCGCTCGCCCGACTCCGCCTGCAACCCGTATCTCGCCGAGGCGGTCCTGCTCGGCGCCGGCCTGCGCGGCATCCGCGAGGGCTACGAGCTCCCCGAGCCCGCCGAAGAGGATCTCGCCCTGCTCACCCGACGCGAGCGCCAGGTGATGGGCTACGTCGACCTGCCCACCAGCTTGGACCAGGCCCTGCGCGAGATGGAAAAGTCCGAGTTCGTCGCCGACATCCTAGGCGAGCACGTCTTCGAGTTCTTCCTCCGCAACAAGTGGCGCGAGTGGCACGACTACCAGCAGCAGATCACCCCGTGGGAGCTGGAGACCATCCTCGAGTACTAG
- a CDS encoding CYTH and CHAD domain-containing protein — protein sequence MGIKKQIEVEVKFAVDQDTVLPPLGAAEYVVRTDPAVVHHLSAVYYDTDDLRLSQAKIALRRRTGGKDAGWHIKLPGVNGRIELQHPLNPELSPEEDTVPEELMSVIRVLVRNRPLKPIARVDNERHEVIAYGIDDEPVAEFCDDHVSSWSYLPEGTEQHWREWEIEATAHAQETGLAEPLMRSAIGLLTQAGAVVSTSPSKLVMALGESSQNAAPGFAVAQLDEDSPAFAVLQALKRNRDKLIEYDPKVRRDEFDSVHQMRVATRELRSHMQTFEGILVGEKYMALEDHLKQLAGILGQARDAEVIAERFEKLLELDEAEVLDEQTKNHLHNDMKRQYELAHRRVVKTLDNPQYIQLLDDLDEVLANPPLAEELPEEVQEEAQAAEPEALADQPEAAEEAGAKEEHKHLTPEEILLTHVETAFKKLKRRHDFAKAGWIDPELTLHQKEERVHDIRKAAKKLRYSAEAVGDATSLDTAKIYKACKWMQEVLGDFQDAVTSRDKLLHFAESSRRAGEDTFGYGVVYNIEHQLGLEALEKYDESYEKVASSYKALMKKAAKLSKK from the coding sequence ATGGGAATTAAGAAGCAAATCGAGGTAGAGGTTAAGTTCGCGGTCGACCAGGACACCGTTTTGCCCCCTTTGGGGGCGGCGGAGTACGTGGTGCGCACGGACCCGGCTGTGGTTCACCACCTGTCTGCCGTGTACTACGACACCGACGACCTCCGCCTGTCCCAGGCAAAGATTGCCCTCCGCCGGAGAACCGGCGGCAAGGATGCGGGCTGGCACATCAAACTTCCGGGAGTTAACGGCCGCATCGAGCTCCAGCACCCCCTGAACCCGGAGCTCAGCCCGGAGGAGGACACGGTCCCCGAGGAGCTCATGAGCGTGATCCGCGTGCTCGTGCGCAACCGCCCGCTCAAGCCCATCGCGCGAGTAGATAACGAGCGCCACGAGGTCATCGCCTACGGCATCGACGATGAGCCGGTGGCCGAGTTCTGCGACGACCACGTCTCCTCTTGGTCGTACCTGCCGGAGGGCACCGAGCAGCACTGGCGCGAGTGGGAGATCGAGGCCACCGCTCACGCGCAGGAAACCGGCTTGGCGGAGCCGCTCATGCGCTCGGCTATCGGTTTACTCACCCAGGCCGGCGCCGTCGTGTCCACGAGCCCGTCGAAGCTCGTCATGGCGCTCGGCGAGTCCAGCCAGAACGCCGCACCGGGGTTCGCCGTGGCGCAGCTCGACGAGGACTCCCCCGCCTTCGCCGTGCTGCAGGCGCTCAAGCGCAACCGCGACAAGCTCATCGAATACGACCCCAAGGTCCGCCGCGATGAGTTCGACTCGGTCCACCAGATGCGCGTGGCCACCCGCGAGCTGCGCAGCCACATGCAGACCTTCGAGGGAATCCTCGTCGGCGAGAAATACATGGCGCTGGAGGATCACCTCAAGCAGCTGGCCGGAATCCTCGGCCAGGCCCGCGACGCGGAGGTCATCGCGGAGCGATTCGAGAAGCTCCTCGAGCTCGACGAGGCAGAGGTGCTCGACGAGCAGACGAAGAACCACCTCCACAACGACATGAAGCGCCAGTACGAGCTGGCCCACCGCCGCGTGGTCAAGACCCTCGACAACCCGCAGTACATCCAGCTGCTCGACGACCTTGACGAGGTGCTGGCCAACCCGCCGCTTGCCGAGGAGCTTCCGGAGGAAGTCCAAGAGGAAGCGCAGGCAGCCGAGCCGGAGGCCCTGGCGGACCAGCCGGAGGCCGCGGAGGAGGCAGGAGCAAAGGAGGAGCACAAGCACCTCACCCCGGAGGAGATCCTGCTCACCCACGTCGAGACGGCATTCAAGAAGCTCAAGCGCCGCCACGACTTCGCCAAGGCGGGCTGGATTGACCCGGAGCTCACGCTGCATCAGAAGGAGGAGCGCGTCCACGACATCCGCAAGGCGGCGAAAAAGCTGCGCTACTCGGCCGAGGCCGTCGGCGACGCGACCAGCCTAGACACGGCCAAGATCTACAAGGCGTGCAAGTGGATGCAGGAAGTCCTAGGCGACTTCCAGGACGCGGTCACCTCCCGCGATAAGCTCCTGCACTTCGCGGAGTCCTCGCGCCGCGCGGGCGAGGACACCTTCGGCTACGGCGTGGTCTACAACATCGAGCACCAGCTCGGGCTGGAGGCGCTGGAGAAGTACGACGAGTCCTACGAGAAGGTTGCCTCCTCGTACAAGGCGCTCATGAAGAAGGCCGCCAAGCTCTCCAAGAAGTAG
- a CDS encoding galactokinase family protein: MPMWPHSEVDAAARALKAHEARFGEAKAVCSAPATWSLIGEHTDHSGGVVLMALADIRCTVAVTPRADRTFVVREIYREEPSGELVERESTCEAVAPNAEEATARSTAERIAGLVHTMMHRQMLSRETAGFDVTMVNDIPASAGLGATVALDVAAALAFASHLEDLTSAPVKTKLAEVCFQSSQAFSPAPEVRARYTAALRGHSDAMNVIDYSDGSITQATNPVGPAAGTVALAVVPPRGTARVEEVARRNGFIDQAAHAFGAENLQLLPDASTRVIDWLRAVHDVLGPEGVPLVEEASLWLQFMDKETADAKAVTAAIRSRRLGELYPVLARSQSHLADLLQLTDVDFTVAQLCLARGALSARSAEAGTSTAVIALVDGSHAENFAADLSGDGFTVIELVDGQPAC; this comes from the coding sequence ATGCCGATGTGGCCCCACTCCGAGGTAGACGCTGCGGCCCGCGCACTTAAGGCGCACGAGGCACGCTTCGGCGAGGCGAAGGCCGTGTGCTCCGCGCCCGCGACGTGGTCGCTCATCGGCGAGCACACCGACCACAGCGGCGGCGTCGTGCTCATGGCGCTGGCGGACATCCGTTGCACCGTGGCGGTCACCCCGCGGGCGGATCGCACCTTCGTCGTGCGGGAGATCTACCGCGAGGAGCCCTCCGGCGAGCTCGTCGAGCGCGAGTCCACCTGCGAGGCAGTTGCCCCCAACGCGGAGGAGGCCACCGCGCGCTCCACGGCCGAGCGAATCGCGGGGCTCGTCCACACGATGATGCACCGCCAGATGCTCTCCCGGGAGACCGCGGGCTTCGACGTCACCATGGTCAACGACATCCCGGCCAGCGCTGGGCTCGGCGCGACCGTCGCCCTCGACGTGGCGGCCGCGCTGGCCTTCGCTTCCCACCTCGAGGACCTCACCTCCGCGCCGGTGAAGACCAAGCTCGCGGAGGTCTGCTTCCAGTCGTCGCAGGCGTTCTCCCCCGCCCCGGAGGTACGCGCCCGCTACACCGCGGCGCTGCGCGGCCACTCTGATGCGATGAACGTCATCGACTACTCGGACGGCTCCATCACCCAGGCCACCAACCCCGTGGGACCCGCCGCGGGCACGGTGGCGCTCGCCGTCGTCCCGCCGCGGGGTACGGCGCGGGTCGAGGAGGTGGCCCGCCGCAACGGTTTCATCGACCAGGCCGCCCACGCGTTCGGTGCGGAGAACCTGCAGCTCCTGCCCGACGCCTCCACCCGCGTGATCGACTGGCTGCGCGCCGTCCACGACGTCCTCGGCCCCGAGGGCGTGCCGCTCGTCGAGGAGGCGAGCCTGTGGCTGCAGTTCATGGACAAGGAGACCGCCGACGCCAAGGCCGTCACCGCCGCGATCCGTTCGCGCAGGTTGGGCGAGCTCTACCCGGTGCTCGCGCGCTCGCAGTCGCACCTCGCGGACCTGCTGCAGCTCACGGACGTCGACTTCACCGTCGCGCAACTGTGCCTCGCCCGCGGCGCGCTGAGCGCCCGCAGCGCCGAGGCTGGCACGAGCACCGCGGTCATCGCGCTCGTCGACGGCTCGCACGCGGAGAACTTCGCCGCCGACCTGAGCGGGGACGGTTTCACCGTCATCGAGCTTGTCGACGGCCAGCCGGCCTGTTAG
- a CDS encoding RNB domain-containing ribonuclease — MKLYAATLDFHAIADEYGVSVAFPEAVEREAGRLVDRFAGQRVDKRDIELVTIDPVGSMDLDQALCIEKREGGYRVYYAIADVAAYVTPDSEVGRESLKRGQTIYLPDEPARLHPTALSEDAASLLPDVDRAAVLWSIDLDEAAEVTGVTCERCIVHSRARLDYEGVQRDMDAGTAHPSIEHLAAVGELREKSALRRNAINLRTPSQTLARDEQHEITLELEPRLKSMDYNSEISLLAGMCAGEMMAKAGAGLLRTLAPADDAALAKFRKVATALEFDVPDFLDEHGAAELLAIVDADSPRGMALMREAQKLLRGAGYQKLGGEEPVVHAGVGGYYAHVTAPLRRLADRYATEFCLALCAGTEVPQWAAEGLDQVIEAMGSSSQLASTVDRACLDLTEAVVLEPWTGSNFQAVVLESNEERGAARLFIEQPPVMGNCVGAPPIGTGAVVTLVKADRETRTVSFAWPAD, encoded by the coding sequence ATGAAGCTCTACGCCGCCACTCTCGATTTCCACGCCATCGCCGACGAATACGGGGTCTCCGTCGCCTTCCCCGAGGCCGTCGAGCGCGAGGCGGGGCGCCTAGTCGATCGCTTCGCGGGGCAGCGCGTCGACAAGCGTGATATCGAGCTGGTCACGATCGATCCCGTGGGCTCGATGGATCTGGACCAGGCGCTGTGCATCGAGAAGCGCGAGGGCGGCTACCGCGTCTACTACGCCATCGCCGACGTCGCCGCCTACGTGACCCCCGACTCCGAGGTGGGGCGGGAGTCGCTCAAGCGTGGCCAGACCATCTACCTGCCCGACGAGCCCGCCCGCCTGCACCCGACGGCGCTCAGCGAGGACGCGGCCAGCCTGCTTCCCGACGTCGACCGTGCCGCAGTCCTCTGGTCGATCGACCTCGACGAGGCCGCCGAGGTCACCGGCGTGACCTGCGAGCGCTGTATCGTTCACTCCCGCGCCCGCCTCGACTACGAGGGCGTGCAGCGCGACATGGACGCGGGCACCGCGCACCCCTCCATCGAGCACCTCGCGGCCGTCGGCGAGCTGCGCGAGAAGTCCGCGCTGCGCCGCAACGCCATCAACCTGCGCACCCCGAGCCAGACGCTCGCCCGCGACGAGCAGCACGAGATCACCCTCGAGCTCGAGCCGCGGCTGAAGTCCATGGACTACAACTCCGAGATCTCGCTGCTCGCGGGCATGTGCGCGGGCGAGATGATGGCCAAGGCCGGCGCCGGGCTCCTGCGCACGCTCGCGCCCGCCGACGACGCCGCGCTGGCGAAGTTCCGCAAGGTGGCCACGGCCCTCGAGTTCGACGTGCCGGACTTCCTCGACGAGCACGGCGCCGCCGAGCTCCTGGCTATCGTCGACGCCGACTCGCCGCGCGGCATGGCCCTCATGCGCGAGGCCCAGAAGCTCCTGCGCGGGGCGGGCTACCAGAAGCTGGGCGGGGAGGAGCCGGTGGTGCACGCTGGCGTGGGCGGCTACTACGCGCACGTCACCGCGCCGCTGCGCCGGCTGGCCGACCGCTACGCCACCGAGTTCTGCCTGGCGCTGTGCGCTGGCACCGAGGTGCCGCAGTGGGCCGCCGAGGGGCTGGATCAGGTGATCGAGGCGATGGGCTCCAGCTCGCAGCTGGCCTCCACCGTCGACCGCGCCTGCCTGGATCTCACCGAGGCCGTGGTGCTCGAGCCGTGGACCGGGAGCAACTTCCAGGCCGTGGTGCTGGAGTCCAACGAGGAGCGCGGCGCCGCGCGGCTGTTTATCGAGCAACCGCCGGTCATGGGCAACTGCGTGGGCGCGCCGCCGATCGGCACGGGCGCGGTGGTGACCTTGGTCAAGGCCGACCGGGAGACCCGTACGGTCTCCTTCGCCTGGCCTGCCGACTAA
- a CDS encoding bifunctional RNase H/acid phosphatase: protein MSTYEDITIEADGGSRGNPGAAGSGTVLLDGQGAIIDTLAYVVGKATNNVAEYHALLNGLNRARELGARRVSVRMDSKLVIEQMSGRWKIKHPDMRELALKCRDVAQGFDSVTYTWVPRKENSRADELANKAMDALQKGAKVGFLESAPSVPTEPTQAASEETSKEAEKPATSWNGAVTQATRFILLRHGQTPMSAARQYSGLSDPALSELGEEQAKLAAARLGRIGGIDAVVASPLERAQQTAWAAADELGLSVETIDGLIEMSFGDWDGLTFSQAHDADPELHTAWLTDTSVTPPNGESLQHAFRRVRGTLDELRTRYEGKTVLVVSHVTPIKAILRVALDAPVGVYHRLHLDLASLSIAEFYSDGPTCVRLINDTSHLDALD, encoded by the coding sequence ATGAGCACCTACGAAGACATCACGATCGAGGCCGACGGCGGCTCCCGCGGCAACCCGGGCGCGGCCGGTTCCGGCACCGTGCTTCTCGACGGCCAAGGCGCGATCATCGACACCCTGGCGTACGTGGTCGGGAAGGCCACGAACAACGTCGCCGAGTACCACGCCCTGCTCAACGGGCTCAACCGCGCCCGCGAGCTGGGCGCGCGCCGGGTGAGCGTGCGGATGGACTCGAAGCTCGTCATCGAGCAGATGTCGGGCCGCTGGAAGATCAAGCACCCCGACATGCGCGAGCTGGCGCTCAAGTGCCGCGACGTGGCCCAGGGCTTCGACTCCGTGACGTATACCTGGGTGCCGCGCAAGGAGAACTCGCGCGCCGACGAGCTGGCCAACAAGGCCATGGACGCCCTGCAGAAGGGGGCGAAGGTGGGCTTCCTCGAGTCGGCGCCATCCGTTCCGACTGAGCCGACCCAGGCGGCTTCGGAGGAGACTTCGAAGGAGGCCGAGAAGCCCGCCACCAGCTGGAACGGCGCGGTCACCCAGGCCACCCGGTTCATCCTGCTTCGCCACGGCCAGACCCCTATGTCGGCCGCGCGCCAGTACTCCGGCCTGTCCGACCCGGCGCTGTCCGAGCTGGGCGAGGAGCAGGCCAAGCTCGCCGCAGCGCGGCTCGGGCGCATCGGCGGCATCGACGCCGTGGTCGCCTCCCCGCTCGAGCGCGCCCAGCAGACCGCGTGGGCCGCGGCCGACGAGCTGGGGCTAAGCGTCGAGACAATCGACGGGCTCATCGAGATGAGCTTCGGCGACTGGGACGGGCTCACGTTCTCCCAGGCGCACGACGCCGACCCCGAGCTGCACACCGCGTGGCTGACGGACACCTCGGTCACCCCGCCCAACGGCGAGTCCCTCCAGCACGCCTTCCGCCGCGTCCGCGGCACCCTCGACGAGCTGCGCACGCGCTACGAGGGCAAGACGGTGCTCGTGGTCAGCCACGTCACCCCGATCAAGGCGATCCTGAGGGTCGCGCTCGACGCGCCGGTGGGCGTCTACCACCGGCTGCACCTGGACCTGGCGTCGCTGTCGATCGCGGAGTTCTACTCCGACGGGCCCACCTGCGTCCGCCTCATCAACGACACCTCGCACCTCGACGCCCTAGACTAG
- a CDS encoding zinc ribbon domain-containing protein, translated as MKLSIDEQKTLLELATTLRNGEAAPAAGSKAQQELDAAKKEHARLVEASGSAQLAVDDMELEILRIQEDERKLRRRAADDKVQLGAASDIEQRRDLEHDLYAAKSRIADLMSELQEAHNEIHALRNNADLCAQRVKEDQKKIEALEAKLAENDSAATAADREERIGELREELPDEILVTFDERRLENGVGVAAFNGRSCGGCFIVLPPADLSAIRQAAPEEMPECPECGTFLVRNA; from the coding sequence ATGAAGCTTTCCATCGACGAGCAAAAGACCCTGCTGGAGCTGGCCACCACCCTGCGCAATGGTGAGGCGGCCCCCGCGGCGGGCAGCAAGGCCCAGCAGGAGCTCGACGCGGCGAAGAAGGAGCACGCCCGCCTGGTGGAGGCCTCCGGTTCCGCCCAGCTCGCCGTGGACGACATGGAGCTGGAGATCCTGCGCATCCAGGAGGACGAACGCAAACTGCGCCGCCGCGCCGCCGACGACAAGGTGCAGCTGGGCGCGGCCAGCGACATCGAGCAGCGCCGTGACCTCGAGCACGACCTGTACGCCGCCAAGTCCCGCATCGCCGACCTCATGAGCGAGCTGCAGGAGGCCCACAACGAGATCCACGCCCTGCGCAACAACGCCGACCTGTGCGCGCAGCGCGTCAAGGAAGACCAGAAGAAGATCGAGGCGCTCGAGGCCAAGCTCGCCGAGAACGACTCCGCCGCCACCGCCGCCGACCGCGAGGAGCGCATCGGCGAGCTGCGCGAGGAGCTGCCCGACGAGATCCTCGTGACCTTCGACGAGCGCCGCCTCGAAAACGGCGTCGGCGTGGCCGCCTTCAACGGCCGCTCCTGCGGCGGCTGCTTCATCGTCCTGCCGCCCGCCGACCTCTCCGCGATCCGCCAGGCCGCGCCCGAGGAGATGCCGGAGTGCCCCGAGTGCGGCACCTTCCTGGTGAGGAACGCCTAG
- a CDS encoding Nif3-like dinuclear metal center hexameric protein: MVTVGTVREVMDRAYPPYLAESWDAVGLVCGDPDQQVTKVVLALDCTQAVAEAAVAAGADMLIVHHPLLLRGVTSVAADTPKGKVVHTLIRGGVALFAAHTNADSARPGVNDKLAELVGITPGRPIAPKPQGLDKWGVQVPASAVDEVKEAVFAAGAGSLGEYSECSFDIAGTGQFRPGVAANPAIGTRGALERLEEVRVEFVAARGRRQAIAQALETAHPYETPAYDVVAMGNDEDLDAAYGLGRVGELPEPMAFRDFVQQVANALPETAWGVRAAGDPDALVRTIAVSSGSGDSFLDAARGLGVDVYVTSDLRHHPVDESLRAGGPFIVDTAHWASEYPWTQQAAELLRGALPGVEVEVLGIRTDPWTISAHPRR; encoded by the coding sequence GTGGTAACCGTGGGCACGGTGCGCGAGGTCATGGACCGTGCCTACCCGCCGTACCTCGCGGAGAGCTGGGACGCCGTGGGGCTGGTCTGCGGCGATCCGGATCAGCAGGTGACCAAGGTGGTGCTCGCGCTCGACTGCACGCAGGCCGTCGCCGAGGCCGCCGTCGCGGCGGGCGCAGACATGCTCATCGTGCACCACCCGCTGCTCCTGCGCGGGGTGACCTCGGTCGCCGCCGACACGCCCAAGGGCAAGGTCGTCCACACGCTCATCCGCGGCGGCGTGGCCCTCTTCGCCGCTCACACCAACGCCGACTCCGCCCGCCCCGGCGTCAACGACAAGCTCGCCGAGCTGGTGGGCATCACCCCGGGCCGCCCCATCGCACCCAAGCCGCAGGGCCTGGACAAGTGGGGTGTGCAGGTGCCAGCCAGCGCGGTCGACGAGGTCAAGGAGGCCGTCTTCGCAGCCGGCGCGGGCAGCCTAGGGGAGTACTCCGAGTGCAGCTTCGACATCGCGGGCACCGGCCAGTTTCGCCCGGGCGTTGCTGCGAACCCGGCGATCGGCACGCGCGGGGCGCTGGAGAGGCTCGAGGAGGTCCGCGTGGAATTCGTGGCCGCCAGGGGGCGTCGACAAGCGATCGCGCAAGCGCTGGAAACCGCGCACCCCTATGAGACCCCGGCCTACGATGTGGTGGCGATGGGCAACGACGAGGACCTGGACGCCGCCTACGGCCTGGGGCGCGTGGGCGAACTGCCGGAGCCGATGGCCTTCCGCGACTTCGTGCAGCAGGTGGCCAACGCCCTGCCGGAGACCGCCTGGGGCGTGCGCGCCGCCGGCGACCCCGACGCGCTCGTGCGCACCATCGCCGTCTCCTCCGGCTCGGGCGACAGCTTCCTCGACGCCGCGCGCGGGCTGGGCGTGGACGTCTACGTGACCTCCGACCTGCGCCACCACCCCGTCGACGAGTCGCTGCGCGCGGGCGGGCCGTTCATCGTCGACACCGCGCACTGGGCCAGCGAATACCCGTGGACGCAGCAGGCCGCCGAGCTGCTCCGCGGCGCCCTGCCTGGCGTCGAGGTGGAGGTCCTAGGCATCCGCACCGACCCGTGGACCATCTCCGCGCACCCGAGGCGTTAG
- the cobC gene encoding Rv2231c family pyridoxal phosphate-dependent protein CobC yields the protein MTRRIHGDEDARGARIDFAVNVIDDRPPAFILDALTARLGDLAAYPDAREQAEVEALIASHHGVPSSSVMLVAGAAEGFALLPSLGLSTPTVIHPGFSEPEVIFDERGLDVRRQVLAPPFNRLRPLDRDSDAVVIGNPTNPTGVVWDPRELREWAGARWLVIDEAFLDMAGDESAHTAMPQVAAGDERLVVLRSLTKTWSIAGLRVGYVVAAPGVIAKLRKGRSHWPMGTLQLHAARAVFTRGLSALPGIVAEVGARRERMRELLFAAGFEEASASRAPYLLVRPHFRGADAETIRRGLLERGIAVRRCDTFPGLGTDYWRLAVRSEAEVAELLRAIGELV from the coding sequence GTGACTAGAAGAATCCACGGTGACGAGGACGCGCGCGGGGCACGCATCGACTTCGCCGTCAACGTCATCGACGATCGCCCTCCCGCGTTCATCCTGGACGCGCTCACCGCTCGACTCGGCGACCTCGCCGCCTACCCGGACGCGCGCGAGCAGGCCGAGGTGGAGGCGCTCATCGCCAGCCATCACGGCGTGCCTTCCTCGTCCGTCATGCTGGTGGCTGGCGCCGCAGAGGGATTCGCGCTGCTTCCTTCGCTTGGCTTGTCGACGCCTACGGTCATCCACCCCGGGTTCAGCGAGCCCGAGGTCATCTTCGACGAACGCGGCCTCGACGTGCGGCGACAGGTGCTCGCGCCGCCGTTTAACCGGCTGCGCCCCCTCGACCGCGACTCCGACGCCGTGGTCATCGGCAACCCCACCAACCCCACCGGCGTGGTGTGGGACCCCCGGGAACTGCGCGAGTGGGCGGGAGCTCGGTGGCTCGTCATCGACGAGGCCTTCCTCGACATGGCGGGCGACGAGTCCGCGCACACGGCGATGCCGCAGGTGGCCGCGGGCGACGAGCGGCTCGTGGTGCTGCGCAGCCTCACCAAGACGTGGTCGATCGCGGGGCTGCGCGTGGGCTACGTCGTGGCCGCCCCCGGCGTCATCGCGAAGCTGCGGAAAGGCCGCAGTCACTGGCCGATGGGGACGCTGCAGCTGCATGCCGCCCGCGCGGTGTTCACCCGTGGCCTTTCCGCGCTGCCGGGGATCGTGGCGGAGGTGGGCGCGCGCCGGGAAAGGATGCGCGAGCTGCTTTTTGCCGCCGGGTTCGAGGAGGCCAGCGCCTCCCGGGCGCCGTACCTGCTGGTTCGGCCCCACTTTAGGGGCGCTGACGCCGAGACGATCCGCCGCGGGCTGCTCGAGCGCGGCATCGCCGTGCGTCGCTGCGACACCTTCCCGGGGCTGGGCACCGACTACTGGCGGCTGGCGGTGCGCTCGGAGGCCGAGGTGGCCGAATTGCTCCGGGCGATCGGCGAGCTTGTCTAA
- a CDS encoding HAD hydrolase-like protein: MASVLLIDVDGTLIDSFPGIRDTLEKTLAEIDWPMPTEEMLARLPGPPLEVTFQGYGMRGDVLDTALATFRRHYTATGWSNSSLFPGWAQGLARWKEDGLTLCTATSKSISHASTMVEHLGVRPYFDFLGAASDDGARKTKAEVIEYVLETQDLDPMRDNILMIGDRSHDTDGASQFGIPTALVGWGHGTREEWDAADYFARDFNDLERVVRGFANLR; encoded by the coding sequence ATGGCTTCGGTTTTGCTTATCGACGTTGACGGAACGCTCATCGACTCCTTCCCGGGGATCCGCGACACTCTGGAGAAGACACTCGCGGAGATCGACTGGCCCATGCCCACCGAGGAGATGCTCGCCCGGCTGCCCGGCCCGCCGCTCGAGGTGACGTTCCAGGGCTACGGCATGCGCGGCGACGTGCTCGACACCGCGCTGGCCACCTTCCGCCGCCACTACACCGCCACGGGCTGGTCGAACTCCAGCCTCTTCCCCGGCTGGGCGCAGGGGCTGGCGCGCTGGAAGGAGGACGGGCTCACGCTGTGCACGGCGACGAGCAAGTCCATCTCGCACGCGAGCACCATGGTCGAGCACCTCGGGGTGCGCCCCTACTTCGACTTCCTCGGCGCGGCCAGCGACGACGGCGCCCGCAAGACCAAGGCGGAGGTTATCGAGTACGTGCTGGAGACCCAGGACCTCGACCCCATGCGGGACAACATCCTCATGATCGGCGACCGCTCCCACGACACCGACGGGGCCTCCCAGTTCGGCATCCCCACCGCGCTAGTTGGCTGGGGGCACGGTACGAGGGAAGAATGGGATGCTGCGGACTACTTCGCCCGCGACTTCAACGATTTGGAAAGGGTTGTTCGTGGCTTTGCCAACCTCCGATGA